In the Alistipes provencensis genome, AGCCCTTTCTCGGCGGCGCGTTTGGCGGCGTACTCCCGGCCGGTTCCGGGGCGGCGGGCCAGTTCGCGCAGGCTGCGCTGCATCTCGGCTGCGGCCTCCTCGCCCGATTCCACATAGGGCGTTCCCGAGAGGTACTGGCGATAGGGCATTCCGTGTTCGTGGAAGACCATCATGTCCACGTCGTCGCGGCGGACTTCGCGGATGAGCGACTCCTTCATGAAGGGCTGCATCGAGTAACGCAGGAATTTGGCGTTCTCGGTACGGCTGAATACGTCGCCGAACTGCTCGTCCAGCAACTGCTGTTCATCGCGCCATGCGATGAGCGAGTTGGAATAGGAGCCGTGGCCCGTATAGGAGACGAACCGGTCGAAAGGCGTCGTGGCGCGGTGTTCGGCCACGGCTTTTTCCAAGTAACGGGCGATCTGTCTGTAGGGGTCGCCGTAGGCTTTCTGTGCCTTGATGCGGCCCGAATAGATGTCGCAGGAGATGTACTGCGGCGACGAGGGCGACATCTCGTAATAATGGAAGAGACCCTGCGAGGGAGTGCCCTGCGGGACGAATTGCAGGTCGAAGTCGTCGTAAAAACGGTCCGAGGGGACCGAGGTCTCGTGGAGCGGGTGGTTGCGTTCGTCCATTTTGAAGGCCGAGGTGAGGTGCTGTGCCTTGGTGATCATGGCGATGGGGATGTCGCCGATGAACACACAGCCTTCCAGTGCGTTTTCCGCGTGAAGCTTACGCAGCACGTCGCGCACTTGTTCGGGCGTCGTCCAGTCGTGCGAAACGATGTAGACGGGCAGCCCTTCGGCTTCGAGCGTCTGTTTGTAGGCTGTCATCTGGGTCCGGCATTCCCGGGCGGTCCGGGTGTCGGTGATCACGGCGAAGGAACTCGGTCCCTGCACGGAGGGGTTTTCGAACGTCTGCGATCGTCCCGGCGCGGCCGAAAGCAGCAGAACTCCGGCCAGCAGGACAAAAAACGGTTTTCTGTAATTCATATGGAGCAGTTATTTGAAACCCTCCGGGGAGGATATGTGGCGTCCTCTCCGGAGGGCTCCGGTTTTAAAACATCAGTCCGATTTTGAAATTGGCGTAACCGCGGCGGTTGAACAGGTCGCGGTGGTCGTCGGCACGCACATAGTCGGCCGAGGCTGCGGCAAAGACCGAACCGCGGCCTTTGAACAGACGGGCGAACGAATAGGTGACCTCACCGCCGAACGCGGCGTATCCCGACCCGAGGTAGTAATAGTCGCGGAGCGTGAAATCGGTGTAGCACTTCGCGTCGGCCTTGTACCCGTTGTAGTCGATGTCGCTGCTGTCGTTCATTTTGTAGGAGGCGCGGATTCCGACGAGCAGCGAGTGCTTTTCGTTGAAGATGAAGTTCTTGCGTCCGAAAATTCCGATCTTGCAGTTCTTGATGTCCTGCGTGCTGCGCGGGAAATAGTAGATGTCGCTGAGCTTCTCGGTGGAGAATTCGACGCCGGCGGTCCAGTTGTAGGAATCGCCGCGGGTGGTGCGCATGTACTGCAAACGTCCTTCGAAACCGGCCTTCGAACTGTTCGAACGGACGGATTTCGATTTGATGATCCACTTGGCGACCTCGAAGGAGTTGTCCCACTCCTGCACATACTGGATGCCGTCGATGCTGCGGTCGCCGTAAGCGGCGTTCAGGAAGAGCGTATTCTCCTTCGAAGGCTTGTAGACGGCGTTCAGGCCGATCGACCAGCGCTCGTCCCGGGTCGTGCCGACCATTTTGGGGGTCGTGTAGCTGTTGGTAACGTCCTCCACCTCCCGGGAATATTTACCCGATACGAGCAGTCGCAGTTTTTGGGTCGTGAACGAGTACTGGCCGCCGACGCCCATGCAGTTGGCGTTGTAGATGCGCTGGTTGTCATCGTTGTTGCCTCCGATCGACGCGTCGATAAAGAATCCCGGGAAATTGAAAATGTAGACGGGGTTGGTGCTGAACGCGATTTTGTTCATGGCGGTTCCGTCTTCGCGCCGAGAGTAATACTGATAGTTGGCGCCGATGGCGTGCTTGCCCAGCGTGACGGTCAGGCCCGGTTTGATCTCGAATTTCGAAAGGCTGACCAGCGGGCGCGGGTCGTGCTGCTTGGCGCCCTGACCGTTCTGATATCCGGCTTCGATGCCGAAGATCAGCCGGTTCCACAGTTTGGGCGTAGCGGCTTTCACGGTCATGTCGTAGAGCTGGTTGATCCATTTGCTCTTG is a window encoding:
- a CDS encoding DUF6850 family outer membrane beta-barrel protein, with amino-acid sequence MIKYSYIKLTGCLVAAALAPLCSSAQRINTEASVERLKSESLQFSYSDNVSGIQLDRMDYYSQVGLGYDIEKGSFKRAQEGKHNTGYRFFTDGGGTMQALKGAFIWGRFEYSRDQLRDAEYNASLIDPLRGTPFFIADTYKSKWINQLYDMTVKAATPKLWNRLIFGIEAGYQNGQGAKQHDPRPLVSLSKFEIKPGLTVTLGKHAIGANYQYYSRREDGTAMNKIAFSTNPVYIFNFPGFFIDASIGGNNDDNQRIYNANCMGVGGQYSFTTQKLRLLVSGKYSREVEDVTNSYTTPKMVGTTRDERWSIGLNAVYKPSKENTLFLNAAYGDRSIDGIQYVQEWDNSFEVAKWIIKSKSVRSNSSKAGFEGRLQYMRTTRGDSYNWTAGVEFSTEKLSDIYYFPRSTQDIKNCKIGIFGRKNFIFNEKHSLLVGIRASYKMNDSSDIDYNGYKADAKCYTDFTLRDYYYLGSGYAAFGGEVTYSFARLFKGRGSVFAAASADYVRADDHRDLFNRRGYANFKIGLMF